Proteins encoded by one window of Acetivibrio thermocellus ATCC 27405:
- a CDS encoding WXG100 family type VII secretion target: MAGCRIVNQGMLDAISEIQRIAGEYETVADEFISSLNNAISEMEGETKDALYELINSKVKTFVYQDLPAALRGMAELLEANRQNFENTDKQLAGSISSSEG; this comes from the coding sequence ATGGCCGGTTGCAGGATAGTAAACCAAGGCATGCTTGATGCGATAAGTGAAATTCAAAGAATTGCGGGTGAATACGAAACGGTGGCTGATGAGTTTATTTCAAGTTTAAATAATGCCATTAGCGAGATGGAAGGTGAAACAAAAGACGCACTTTATGAATTAATTAATTCGAAGGTAAAAACATTTGTATATCAGGATTTACCGGCTGCGCTCAGAGGTATGGCCGAGTTGCTTGAAGCCAACAGACAAAACTTTGAAAACACTGATAAACAATTGGCGGGAAGCATAAGCAGCAGCGAGGGCTGA
- the ahpC gene encoding alkyl hydroperoxide reductase subunit C — MSLIGTEVKPFTAEAYHNGKFITVTEQDFKGKWSIVVFYPADFTFVCPTELEDLQNNYEKFKALGAEVYSVSTDTHYTHKAWHDTSEAIKKITYVMIGDPSHTLSRNFDVLNEATGLADRGTFIIDPDGVIQYVEVSAENVGRNAEALIDKIKAAQYVRNHPGEVCPAKWKEGGATLKPSIDLVGKI, encoded by the coding sequence ATGTCACTGATTGGAACTGAAGTAAAACCATTTACTGCTGAGGCTTATCACAACGGAAAATTTATAACGGTAACGGAGCAGGATTTTAAGGGCAAATGGAGCATAGTAGTTTTCTATCCCGCAGATTTTACTTTTGTTTGCCCGACCGAGCTTGAAGACCTTCAGAATAATTATGAAAAATTTAAAGCATTAGGAGCAGAAGTTTATTCTGTTTCCACCGATACCCATTATACTCACAAAGCATGGCATGACACATCCGAAGCTATAAAGAAAATTACTTATGTAATGATTGGCGATCCGTCCCATACTCTTTCCAGAAACTTTGATGTTCTCAATGAAGCAACAGGATTGGCAGACAGAGGTACCTTTATTATAGACCCTGACGGTGTTATTCAATATGTTGAAGTATCAGCTGAAAATGTCGGACGTAATGCCGAGGCTCTTATTGATAAAATAAAGGCTGCACAATACGTCAGAAATCATCCCGGTGAAGTTTGCCCGGCAAAATGGAAAGAAGGCGGAGCAACGCTTAAACCAAGCATTGATTTGGTAGGAAAGATATAA
- a CDS encoding FtsK/SpoIIIE domain-containing protein, with translation MKNNEIMISVKFESDDFSDELSFLVIKDISLKALIEAIYYGLKKAKGYEKHFNLVDKYLKTRKELQVLYNAKGDFNVIDFTEEVDGTKIFNKKLDELGFVTSSCILFTTDTKVAPKPLFQKNERSYILKSGNSLEYNISTRRLNVIEPSVIEIIPPGEMPKKDKSSYLDIIIPTVLSTGGMLMARYLIILFAPKAASLGNTMLLMSGAMGVVALVTSTYNFMKQRNNYKKDVQVWKENYENYIHRIIKRIKEWQKSDIKYLNSVYPNMDTLFKNTAEIHSSIFSRSQNDKDFMVISLGMSDEVKPLFEIKSEKKDHIFYDIYYKKIGDRIEIILPSKKEKRRKKLSPAERAEEDKNRFLLTDLAYNFANKDGDIGFKYLRSDDGSKPPLLLDLKSCGTLGVISEDIQTSRNFIQHVVFELAYYHSPEDLQFVFFFEPEDDPAKQNEILQNYKYLPHANELFDGVSQFVFDKESAGIVFGQLLGIMNERVKSSGDKNEGVNQNQKLTQIVCIVFYDYNIKETGFSKFLPEVPKEGEPYVNSNGLTFIFIQPVKDKLPKYCGNIVEIHKDNPNARRCSLRYNILSRETLNVLSEGDDDTSKASDTDKLIEYKHFQNNYIFNAEKYREKFALAFKQLSAIYYTRIAENGKVPSMVTLFELYGFDSEKVQKGEIKKIILDNWKDIEKNDVTRSLGVPIGKNEHGPIYLDLHEKADGPHMLVAGMTGSGKSETIITLLIGLCMKFSPMDLNLMLVDMKGGGFSDRLGDLPHCVGVVTDTTGEEEGTSAAYMLKRFLESLNAEIKRRKLLLSSLGVDNIDAYIRALRIIRQIKELEGKPGTEETIEKLKKKLNDKQLKALNKDLKEFSYLSHLILVVDEFTELKRFSSESSDTDFIAEITTIARVGRTLGFHIILISQNIEGAITDDIRLNSKARICLRVATKQASKEMIDSPAAAAPTMPLNGRAYLLVGTGTRFEYFQSAYTGANKNLNIEPPVVVTQVPNSGRFNTDFYSSKKDNEREKKKNENVNEHDTQLRYINNTIIEMSREMEKPRQIFLPPLSEKIFDETKWRY, from the coding sequence ATGAAAAACAATGAGATTATGATTTCTGTAAAGTTTGAGAGTGACGATTTTTCCGATGAGTTGTCTTTCCTTGTTATAAAAGATATTTCTCTTAAAGCGCTTATTGAAGCAATATATTATGGATTAAAAAAAGCAAAGGGTTATGAGAAACATTTTAATCTGGTTGACAAATATTTAAAAACCCGTAAAGAATTGCAAGTATTGTACAATGCAAAAGGAGATTTTAACGTTATTGATTTTACGGAAGAGGTTGACGGAACTAAAATATTTAATAAAAAATTGGATGAATTAGGCTTTGTAACATCAAGCTGTATTTTATTTACAACTGATACGAAAGTTGCACCAAAACCATTATTCCAGAAAAATGAAAGAAGTTATATATTAAAATCCGGAAATTCCCTGGAATACAATATAAGTACAAGACGTTTAAATGTCATTGAGCCATCGGTGATTGAGATTATTCCACCGGGTGAAATGCCGAAGAAAGATAAGTCTTCTTATCTCGATATAATTATCCCCACAGTTTTATCTACCGGTGGAATGTTAATGGCCCGCTATCTTATTATTTTGTTTGCACCGAAAGCTGCAAGCTTGGGAAATACTATGCTTTTGATGTCCGGGGCCATGGGAGTGGTCGCTCTTGTAACTTCCACATATAACTTTATGAAGCAAAGAAACAATTATAAAAAGGATGTACAAGTGTGGAAGGAAAATTATGAAAATTACATTCATAGAATAATTAAAAGAATAAAAGAATGGCAAAAAAGTGACATAAAATATCTGAACAGTGTATATCCAAACATGGATACTTTGTTTAAGAATACTGCTGAGATTCACAGCAGCATTTTTTCGCGTTCGCAGAATGATAAAGATTTTATGGTTATCTCTCTTGGAATGTCGGATGAAGTTAAACCTTTGTTTGAGATAAAGAGCGAGAAAAAAGATCATATCTTTTATGATATATACTACAAAAAAATTGGAGACAGAATAGAAATAATCCTTCCATCAAAAAAGGAGAAAAGACGTAAAAAGTTGTCACCCGCGGAAAGGGCGGAAGAAGACAAAAACAGATTTTTGCTTACGGATTTGGCATATAATTTTGCCAATAAGGACGGTGATATTGGGTTTAAATATTTAAGGAGTGATGACGGAAGTAAACCGCCTTTACTGCTGGATTTGAAATCTTGCGGTACTTTGGGGGTAATTTCTGAAGATATTCAAACTTCAAGGAATTTTATTCAGCATGTGGTGTTTGAACTTGCATATTACCATTCACCGGAGGATTTACAGTTTGTGTTTTTCTTCGAACCGGAAGATGATCCTGCAAAACAAAATGAAATTTTGCAAAATTACAAATATTTGCCTCATGCAAACGAACTTTTTGATGGGGTTTCCCAGTTTGTGTTTGACAAGGAAAGTGCCGGTATTGTTTTCGGTCAGCTTCTTGGCATAATGAATGAGCGTGTCAAATCAAGCGGTGACAAAAATGAGGGTGTGAATCAAAATCAAAAGCTGACTCAAATTGTTTGCATTGTCTTTTATGACTACAACATTAAAGAAACCGGTTTTTCAAAATTTTTACCGGAGGTGCCCAAGGAGGGGGAACCCTATGTTAATTCCAACGGGCTCACTTTTATTTTCATACAGCCGGTGAAAGACAAGCTACCCAAATATTGCGGCAATATTGTTGAAATTCACAAGGACAATCCGAATGCCAGAAGATGCAGCTTGCGTTATAATATTTTAAGCAGAGAAACCCTTAACGTTTTAAGTGAAGGGGATGATGATACATCCAAAGCCAGTGATACAGACAAGTTGATTGAATATAAGCATTTTCAGAACAACTATATATTCAATGCGGAAAAATATAGAGAAAAATTTGCTCTTGCATTCAAACAGTTAAGCGCAATTTATTACACAAGAATTGCTGAAAACGGTAAAGTGCCGTCAATGGTTACTTTGTTTGAACTTTATGGTTTCGATTCGGAAAAAGTACAAAAAGGGGAAATAAAGAAAATTATACTGGACAACTGGAAAGACATAGAAAAAAATGATGTTACCCGAAGCCTTGGCGTACCGATTGGTAAAAACGAGCATGGACCGATATATCTTGATTTGCATGAAAAAGCTGACGGACCGCACATGCTTGTTGCCGGGATGACAGGTTCGGGAAAATCAGAGACAATAATAACTTTGTTGATAGGTCTGTGTATGAAGTTTTCACCCATGGATTTGAATTTGATGCTTGTTGACATGAAAGGAGGAGGTTTCTCTGACCGGTTGGGGGATTTGCCCCATTGCGTCGGAGTTGTAACAGACACTACTGGAGAGGAAGAAGGAACTTCCGCGGCGTATATGCTCAAACGCTTTCTTGAATCACTTAATGCGGAAATAAAGAGACGCAAATTGCTGCTTTCAAGTTTGGGTGTTGATAATATTGATGCATACATTCGTGCACTCCGTATTATCAGGCAGATAAAGGAATTGGAAGGCAAGCCCGGCACGGAGGAGACAATTGAAAAATTGAAAAAGAAGCTGAATGACAAGCAACTTAAGGCATTAAACAAAGATTTGAAAGAATTTTCCTATCTTTCCCACCTTATTCTGGTGGTTGATGAATTTACCGAACTTAAGCGGTTTTCAAGTGAAAGCAGCGATACAGACTTTATTGCTGAAATTACTACGATTGCGCGTGTCGGACGAACTTTGGGATTCCATATTATTCTTATTTCGCAGAATATTGAAGGTGCAATTACAGATGATATCAGGTTGAACTCCAAAGCAAGAATATGCCTTAGAGTTGCAACTAAACAGGCGTCGAAAGAGATGATAGACAGTCCGGCTGCAGCCGCACCGACAATGCCTCTTAATGGCCGTGCGTATTTGCTTGTTGGTACAGGTACAAGATTTGAATACTTCCAGTCAGCCTATACAGGTGCCAATAAAAACCTCAATATTGAGCCTCCGGTGGTAGTTACGCAGGTTCCGAATTCAGGCAGATTCAATACAGATTTTTATTCCTCGAAAAAAGATAATGAAAGAGAAAAGAAAAAAAATGAGAACGTTAATGAACATGATACCCAGCTCAGATATATAAACAATACAATAATTGAAATGAGCAGAGAGATGGAAAAGCCGCGTCAAATATTTTTACCGCCGCTTTCTGAGAAAATTTTTGATGAGACTAAATGGAGGTATTAA
- the ahpF gene encoding alkyl hydroperoxide reductase subunit F — protein sequence MFLDAEIMQQLEQYLTLLENDIVIKVNAGNDKVSVDMVGLIDEIAKLTPKIHVEKAELDRTPSFSVNRPNEDTGIVFAGIPLGHEFNSLVLALLQVGGRAPKVDEALINQIKGIKGEYHFETYVSLSCHNCPDVVQALNIMSVLNPNITHTMIDGAVFREEVESKGIMAVPTIYLNGNFFESGRLTLEEILAKLGQATESPSINEKEPFDVLVIGGGPAGVSSAIYAARKGLRTGIIAERFGGQILDTLGIENFISVPYTEGPKLAENFKEHVKRYDIDVMERQRAKSIRRNELLEVELEKGAVVKSKTVIIATGARWRNVNVPGEKEFKNKGVAYCPHCDGPLFAGKDVAVIGGGNSGIEAAIDLAGIVRHVTVLEFLPQLKADKVLQERLYRLPNVTVLTNVQTKEFTGKEKLDGITYIERDTNQEKHIEVQGVFVQIGLVPNTEWLEGTIERNAMGEIIVNEKNETSMPGVFAAGDCTNSPYKQIVIAMGSGATAALSAFDYLIRN from the coding sequence ATGTTTTTGGACGCGGAAATCATGCAGCAACTGGAACAGTATTTGACGTTGCTGGAAAATGATATTGTTATCAAGGTTAACGCCGGAAACGATAAAGTATCCGTTGATATGGTCGGGCTAATAGATGAAATTGCAAAACTTACGCCAAAGATTCACGTTGAAAAAGCAGAACTCGACAGAACACCAAGCTTTAGCGTTAACCGTCCGAATGAGGATACGGGTATTGTCTTTGCCGGTATTCCGTTGGGTCATGAATTCAACTCCTTAGTTTTGGCTCTCCTCCAGGTAGGAGGAAGAGCCCCTAAGGTGGATGAGGCTCTCATCAATCAGATTAAGGGAATTAAAGGAGAATATCATTTTGAAACTTACGTCAGCCTAAGCTGCCATAATTGCCCTGATGTTGTCCAGGCACTTAACATAATGAGCGTACTCAATCCTAATATCACCCATACCATGATCGACGGAGCAGTCTTCAGAGAAGAGGTTGAAAGCAAGGGCATAATGGCGGTGCCTACGATATACTTAAATGGAAATTTCTTCGAAAGCGGCCGATTGACGCTGGAAGAAATTCTTGCAAAACTGGGGCAGGCGACGGAAAGTCCATCCATTAATGAAAAAGAGCCTTTTGACGTTCTTGTCATAGGCGGAGGACCTGCCGGCGTAAGTTCTGCCATCTATGCTGCCCGGAAAGGACTTCGTACCGGTATTATAGCTGAAAGATTTGGAGGGCAGATTTTAGATACCTTGGGAATTGAGAATTTTATCTCAGTTCCATACACCGAAGGTCCCAAGCTTGCCGAAAATTTCAAGGAGCATGTTAAAAGGTATGACATAGATGTAATGGAGCGTCAAAGGGCAAAAAGTATAAGACGCAATGAACTTTTGGAAGTAGAGCTGGAAAAGGGAGCTGTTGTTAAAAGTAAGACGGTTATTATTGCAACGGGGGCGAGATGGCGCAATGTGAACGTTCCCGGAGAGAAAGAGTTTAAAAACAAAGGCGTGGCTTATTGCCCCCACTGCGACGGACCGCTGTTTGCAGGGAAGGATGTGGCCGTAATTGGCGGAGGCAATTCCGGTATAGAAGCTGCCATTGATTTGGCGGGCATTGTAAGACACGTAACGGTACTGGAATTTCTGCCGCAGCTGAAAGCTGACAAAGTGCTTCAGGAACGTTTGTACAGGCTTCCCAATGTAACTGTGCTTACAAATGTCCAGACAAAAGAGTTTACCGGGAAGGAAAAGCTCGACGGGATTACTTACATTGAGCGTGACACTAATCAAGAAAAGCACATTGAGGTTCAGGGAGTGTTTGTTCAGATTGGCCTTGTCCCAAATACCGAATGGCTGGAAGGAACCATTGAACGCAATGCCATGGGTGAAATTATTGTCAATGAAAAAAATGAAACCTCAATGCCCGGGGTATTTGCAGCAGGTGACTGTACCAACAGCCCCTATAAACAGATTGTTATAGCCATGGGTTCCGGTGCGACGGCCGCACTCAGCGCTTTCGATTACCTAATCAGGAATTAA
- a CDS encoding FtsK/SpoIIIE domain-containing protein: MAFEKMLCTLGKFDIPIIQLQPPFVVDLLDSNIAVFGAAMSGKTTFIRTLVNVLHKQYNEKEEQIFILDFGGALFDCRDLPLVSAYFDNSNEEYVKRVFKIMDNILKDNIRELNGKNFRDADVQPLHTTFIIDNVNAFIDEPRYMAYHEKLAKLCREGLSKGITIVITALDTKGVTSYLGNFKQKIAFELPVEKYADIFTGKVGLIKNTPGRGFANVTVKPEGVTGTFRMNLPYEVQCALPYRTEDAEESGDTKESFYEKLRQKFSFSEGRYRKCVKKYWTFPKELTWEEYEKLKQQPKNEQKEYRLPVSVGLDYVNFYPVTVDLEQSRVIAIYGKKGFGKTNLLYLLLSGVVQQRPEAEIVFFDDGRNQLEPVYNSFKDKVNCKLINKFEEMELCLTDGTKKMRKLSPLQQFYLYLNEKHISLDKPNYMADIYGVSKVSSKEYLMIPDCYVERAPFTVFVIQSKLVYLNAVENKRFINVLLPQLVSVAEERGYLFIFSDVQKISDAEQNSFFNNMITGAFLLDNIAEFAGERGQRTIFGNMDVKSLKEDYARCEIGDGYFYDVEADNLLKLKFIKYC, encoded by the coding sequence TTGGCTTTTGAAAAGATGCTGTGTACATTGGGCAAATTTGATATCCCCATTATTCAGTTGCAGCCACCATTTGTTGTTGACTTGCTGGATTCCAACATAGCTGTGTTCGGAGCTGCCATGAGCGGAAAAACGACCTTCATTAGAACATTGGTTAATGTTCTTCACAAACAATACAACGAAAAAGAGGAGCAAATATTTATTCTTGATTTTGGCGGTGCTTTGTTTGACTGCAGAGATTTGCCTTTGGTCTCCGCTTATTTCGATAATTCGAATGAAGAATATGTAAAACGTGTTTTCAAGATTATGGATAACATACTAAAAGACAACATCAGGGAACTTAACGGTAAAAATTTTCGCGATGCGGATGTTCAGCCTTTGCATACCACTTTTATAATTGATAACGTCAATGCTTTTATAGATGAACCACGATATATGGCATATCATGAAAAACTTGCAAAGTTATGCCGTGAAGGATTGTCAAAAGGAATTACAATTGTTATTACGGCACTTGATACAAAAGGTGTAACTTCTTATCTTGGGAATTTTAAGCAGAAAATTGCTTTTGAATTGCCTGTGGAAAAATATGCGGACATTTTTACGGGAAAAGTAGGTTTGATCAAAAATACTCCCGGTCGTGGTTTTGCAAATGTTACGGTTAAACCGGAAGGCGTTACGGGCACATTCCGGATGAATTTGCCCTATGAGGTCCAATGTGCCCTTCCCTACAGAACGGAAGACGCAGAGGAAAGCGGCGACACAAAAGAAAGTTTTTACGAAAAACTCAGACAGAAATTTAGTTTTTCGGAAGGCAGGTACCGGAAATGTGTAAAAAAATACTGGACATTCCCAAAAGAGTTGACCTGGGAGGAATACGAAAAACTGAAACAGCAGCCTAAAAATGAACAAAAAGAGTACAGGCTTCCTGTAAGTGTCGGATTGGATTATGTTAATTTTTATCCTGTAACTGTTGATTTGGAGCAATCTCGTGTAATTGCTATTTACGGGAAAAAGGGATTTGGAAAAACCAACTTGCTTTATCTGCTGCTTAGCGGGGTTGTCCAGCAAAGACCGGAAGCTGAAATCGTGTTTTTTGACGACGGACGAAATCAACTTGAACCTGTTTATAACAGCTTCAAAGACAAAGTAAATTGCAAGTTGATAAATAAATTTGAAGAAATGGAATTGTGTTTGACCGATGGAACAAAAAAAATGAGGAAACTGTCGCCGCTTCAGCAATTTTATTTATACCTGAATGAGAAACATATAAGTTTGGATAAACCCAATTATATGGCAGATATTTATGGAGTCAGCAAAGTATCATCCAAGGAATACCTTATGATACCGGACTGTTACGTTGAGCGGGCGCCGTTTACGGTATTTGTGATACAAAGCAAATTGGTTTATTTGAATGCAGTTGAAAACAAGCGTTTTATTAATGTTCTTCTGCCACAGCTTGTATCCGTTGCTGAAGAAAGGGGATATTTGTTTATATTTTCAGATGTGCAAAAGATAAGTGATGCAGAACAGAATTCATTTTTTAATAATATGATTACCGGAGCGTTTTTGCTTGATAATATTGCCGAATTTGCCGGAGAACGCGGTCAGAGGACTATATTTGGCAATATGGATGTTAAGTCTTTGAAAGAGGATTATGCAAGGTGCGAAATAGGTGATGGATATTTCTATGATGTCGAGGCGGATAATTTATTGAAGTTAAAATTTATTAAATATTGCTGA
- a CDS encoding WXG100 family type VII secretion target codes for MAMGSTGTIHMTPEMLQNAMQAIEDYKATTDNLKTQLDNTINTLLSSSFSGNAAEGFKFFYDNTIRPAIEEGLSSLLTTLNDIMDGILKAIPGENGLDDQLGEQNRQQG; via the coding sequence ATGGCAATGGGAAGTACAGGTACTATACATATGACACCGGAAATGTTGCAAAATGCCATGCAGGCTATTGAAGATTACAAAGCTACCACAGACAACCTTAAGACACAGTTGGATAATACAATTAACACGTTGCTTTCCTCAAGTTTCAGCGGTAATGCGGCGGAAGGTTTCAAATTTTTCTATGATAATACCATCAGACCTGCTATTGAAGAAGGATTGAGCAGTTTGCTGACTACGTTGAATGATATTATGGATGGAATATTAAAAGCAATACCCGGTGAAAACGGTTTGGACGATCAACTTGGAGAGCAAAACAGACAACAAGGATAA